A genomic region of Paroedura picta isolate Pp20150507F chromosome 4, Ppicta_v3.0, whole genome shotgun sequence contains the following coding sequences:
- the ASPM gene encoding abnormal spindle-like microcephaly-associated protein: protein MAAERLSAEAAVLGELLSPSGRRRRRWAIGAGERGEDDDADPAVLRLSHFSRPPFLSFGAVRVGTSRTRRLALENPNEEPLVLAVCRPPPASKGFAVEALSCLLQPGERVCLSIAWTPLEEGRVRELITFVVNDVVKHQAVLLGSAEQPVRKKKKRSLWEAMRKRTPAQQPQYKKGQSNIKNVNKTFQISKKTDGIRSPLQCCENLEESRCSTSPKGDSLIILENKVSLSPISPILQENQNVTCTPLSMRTSTTYSVVETIDCDALSKGIKETFTVMPMCDYLLETKLEKARVVQPVETQSANSFGTREQLRRPCITSERTLSPDSLPAQEGPAPILSPDQFLKENQIAIEPVSEVCKPLLPSRLGPCISRSFPPKQEKKTLQTITFSAETPSQIGAFNATNEGELAVFHYEECEQNLSFSTHMAKHRMCQLQKQEPPKRPLLSSTVIKSKQGPVEGTQMPKSKSRKCLSNAIQQCVYKVPEGSQIERLPNLPVIESLSGGVDRAEKPCMEASSRNRKRKSTEFCEEINRGRESMDNFETKKLLVSCELNTKETDLKTSVPKSANGEEKNQKKRVGFSSQKSRTARKTSKNLVPVAQSQLTFVKPLKTGLPRHPMPFVAKNMFYDERWKEKQQRGFTWWLNFVLTPDDFTVKTDTSHVNAASLILGIESHHKSSVSKAPTKEEVSLRAYSARCKLNRLRRSACRLFTCNAMVKAIKRLEVEIEAKRLLVRKDRHLWKDIGQRQKVLNWLLCYNPLWLRIGLETVYGELIALENNGDVTGLAVFILTRLLWNPDIAAEYRHPTVPHLYREGHEEALSKFTLKKLLLLVCFLDHAKSSRIIDHDPCLFCKNAGFKSSREILLAFSRDFLSGEGDLSRHLGFLGLPVNHMQTPLDEFDFAVVNLATDLQCGIRLVRTLELLSKNWNLSKKLRVPAISRLQKMHNVNLALQVLKDHGIQLKDEYGSGIDAKDIVDRHREKTLALLWKTIFAFQVNVFLDLHQLKDEIDFLKNLHDTRVKMECSVTLKVRKDSSSFYSSESGNENVKLLMDWVNAVCVFYGLQVENFTVSFSDGRVLCYLIHHYHPCYVPLEAICQRTTQTVECTKSGTLALNFSSESDDSLSLLNGTFGQAVTTSTLYKELLDNEKKNFQLINAAISDLGGVPAMVHHVDMSNTIPDEKVVITYVSFLCSRLLDLCNEIRAARLIQSAWRKHRLKKKLAQNLKQTLDATIVIQKHWRRYLAQRELEQIKNAKKEEAERVSSIVIQKYWRGYCTRRKYLQLRYNTILIQARIRMLLSRAAYNKVLWAAVTIQRHWRASLRAKKDYQNYQTVKASTLVIQSAFRSWKGRRMKQKMEAELLLLETELAKKSRAAVVIQSWYRMIRDRSSYLHVRQSVIKIQAWLRCILAKFVYKQKKAGVLAIQKYYRAYRLGKNGRQMYLQKRAAIIVLQSAFRGMKARILLRQVRAVCIIQSFWRMRQERRRFLWVKRSVIVVQSHVRKQQQLRKYRAIKDAASLIQARYRAYRAFKKAVTSYQKLCCAAVILQSAFRAKQARMRVSVLKCVIKIQSYFRAYVAQKRFLNLKRAAMKIQAFIKMRQARKRYCALREAAIYVQRRYRSQKHAFQVREDYTKLRQTCVKVQAVVRGNHARKWVRRRQEAVIVLQAQYRMKRERQRYRSLRRASAVIQVHYRAYRVGSHQRQVFLQLKKATVCLQAACRGYRLRKTLQLENEAALKIQAAFRAHAARMKYRAMLKASLMIQRRYRAFRTASKIRQSFLRTKAAIIALQAASRGWLVRKQIQEQRAAVTVIQSAYRKYKALKKFTMARNAALTLQRRYRALISGREQRRAYILLRARVIQLQAAWRGSVVRQQIKRQHQAAVVLQSCYKMHITLAKFKRLRLAAVSIQRWYRAVLLAHSQRQEYLALKEATVKIQAVYRGVRTRRNVQHMHHAAVCIQAMFKMHQVYTRYQAMKLATAIIQVRYRALCRRRQEHARYLELREASLVLQSAYRGMKVRQELRTLHRSAVSIQSFYRMHKQRTSFRRFVTAAKSIQRWYRSCKERNVQMDKYRQTKIAVLQIQSAFRGMKERRRLKKRHAAATTIQRRCRVFLQRQSFISVKAAAVTIQRRYRATALAKQQRSKYLGFRKSAIIMQSAFRGTLARKHVKQMHAAATIIQATFRMHTARSHYRTVKLASVAIQQHYRAYKEATNARELYLNRRHSALILQAACRGMKTRRTLKKQHVAAAVIQSHFRMHRQRCSYRKMQWAAITIQTRFRASQLSLLAVQQHASVESLVAGLQMASCTLMEPRHHAALVLQRSFKMWRDRRKYLAYQAAATTLQRWYRALILSRRQAREYLRLRTAAVCIQSFCRGFKIRRKVRQMHSAARAIQAEFRMHRARLSYQRLRRAAVTIQDYYRTYLKGKHQRKVFLEARKAAVVIQASYRGMRVRQELSAMHVSSSVIQSLDCVHVQRKHKQLCWAAITIQTAYRGMVARRKANEADVARKSQPYFHMATGSKIIQYTTAAITLQTLYRGKKARVQYQKYRKAAIVIQQYFRSFLAMQRQREAYLRTLRSIIVIQATVRGFLERRRVCRIKSAEKMQIVEQKRQYSLLRFAACAYHHLSAIRIQRAYRIHLLWKHEQIQLASVLYIQKWYRAKVQRRKFLQYREKIIKIQRVVRKWMKHKTASSNKIQTSVSQKTFNNGITKFQALWRGYSWRKKTDTDQTRALRDSLVMANKESKEEMKLCNRTALAIDYLLKYKYFSHILAALRDLEVVTRLSPVCCESMAQTEAVSTIFTLIRSCNRSVPCMDVIRYSVQILLNLSKYERTTQAVYAVENSVNTLLDLLQMYRERAGDKISERSGSIFTKTCCLLALLFKDSTRAFEIRSNPRVIARLRSLFKLTSRKHQMDVQRTLVKQKTSAFRNGHCSVLATPARTKIISRQRPDWVLRKDNMQEIVDPLQAIQMAMDTLGISYY from the exons ATGGCTGCGGAGAGGCTGAGCGCGGAGGCGGCCGTCCTTGGGGAGCTGCTGAGCCCttccgggcggcggcggcggcgctgggcCATCGGGGCCGGCGAGAGGGGGGAGGACGACGACGCCGACCCGGCGGTGCTGAGGCTCAGCCATTTCTCCCGGCCGCCTTTCCTGAGCTTCGGCGCCGTCCGCGTGGGCACCTCGCGCACGCGCCGCCTGGCCCTGGAGAATCCCAATGAGGAGCCCCTCGTCTTGGCCGtctgccgcccgccgcccgcctcgAAGGGCTTCGCCGTAGAGGCGCTCAGCTGTCTCCTTCAG CCTGGAGAGCGAGTGTGCCTTTCGATCGCGTGGACGCCgctggaggagggcagagtcCGGGAACTCATCACGTTTGTCGTCAATGACGTTGTGAAGCATCAGGCCGTTTTGCTGGGCAGTGCTGAGCAAcctgtgaggaagaagaagaag AGAAGTCTttgggaagcaatgaggaagagaACACCAGCACAGCAACCACAATATAAGAAAGGACAGTCCAACattaaaaatgtgaacaaaactTTTCAAATATCGAAAAAAACAGATGGAATTAGAAGTCCTCTCCAATGCTGCGAAAACTTGGAAGAGAGCAGATGTAGCACTTCACCTAAAGGAGATTCTCTAATAATTTTAGAAAATAAAGTGTCTTTGTCTCCTATTAGTCCCATCCTGCAAGAAAACCAGAATGTTACTTGCACCCCCCTATCCATGAGGACATCAACTACATATTCAGTTGTTGAGACAATTGACTGTGATGCTTTATCAAAGGGTATAAAAGAGACCTTCACTGTTATGCCAATGTGTGATTATCTTTTGGAGACAAAACTGGAAAAGGCGCGTGTTGTTCAGCCTGTGGAAACACAGAGCGCAAATTCATTTGGCACCCGAGAGCAGCTGAGAAGGCCATGTATTACTTCAGAGAGAACGTTAAGCCCGGATTCCTTGCCTGCACAGGAAGGTCCTGCGCCAATTCTCTCACCTGATCAGTTTTTAAAAGAGAATCAAATAGCTATTGAGCCAGTCTCAGAAGTGTGTAAACCTTTATTACCTTCAAGATTGGGGCCTTGTATTTCAAggtctttccccccaaaacaggagaaaaaaacgTTGCAAACTATAACTTTTTCAGCGGAAACTCCATCTCAAATCGGAGCCTTTAATGCCACAAATGAGGGAGAACTAGCAGTATTTCACTATGAAGAATGTGAGCAAAATCTCAGTTTTTCGACTCACATGGCTAAGCATCGGATGTGTCAGTTGCAAAAACAAGAACCTCCCAAACGACCACTGCTTTCCAGTACTGTTATCAAAAGTAAACAAGGTCCCGTTGAAGGAACACAAATGCCGAAATCAAAATCTAGAAAATGCCTCTCTAATGCTATACAGCAGTGTGTGTATAAAGTTCCTGAAGGTAGTCAAATAGAAAGGCTGCCAAATCTCCCTGTTATAGAATCTTTGTCAGGTGGAGTTGATAGAGCTGAAAAACCTTGTATGGAAGCATCTTCACGTAATCGTAAAAGAAAAAGCACAGAATTTTGTGAAGAGATTAACAGAGGTAGAGAATCCATGGATAATTTTGAGACAAAAAAACTGCTAGTGTCCTGTGAGTTAAACACGAAAGAAACAGATCTGAAAACATCAGTTCCCAAATCTGCAAATGGagaggaaaaaaatcagaaaaagcgAGTTG GTTTCTCATCTCAGAAATCAAGGACTGCTAGAAAAACTTCTAAAAACTTAGTTCCAGTTGCACAATCTCAGCTGACCTTTGTGAAACCATTAAAAACAG GTCTTCCTAGGCATCCAATGCCTTTTGTGGCAAAGAATATGTTTTATGATGAGCGCTGGAAAGAGAAACAGCAGCGTGGTTTTACGTGGTGGTTGAATTTTGTACTTACGCCTGATGACTTCACAGTGAAAACAGATACTTCACATG TCAATGCAGCATCACTTATTTTGGGAATAGAATCTCATCACAAATCCAGTGTTTCAAAAGCACCAACTAAAGAGGAAGTTTCATTAAGAGCATATTCTGCTCGGTGCAAATTGAACAGACTCCGTCGCTCAGCGTGCCGTTTGTTTACCTGCAATGCAATGGTGAAAGCAATAAAAAGGCTGGAGGTTGAAATTGAAGCCAAACGCTTGCTAGTCCGGAAGGACCGACATCTATGGAAGGATATTG GACAACGGCAGAAAGTCCTCAACTGGCTTTTATGCTACAACCCGCTGTGGCTGCGCATAGGCTTGGAG ACTGTCTATGGTGAACTGATAGCCTTGGAGAATAATGGTGATGTAACAGGATTGGCGGTGTTTATACTCACTCGCTTATTGTGGAATCCAGATATTGCTGCTGAATATAGGCACCCGACTGTGCCTCATCTTTATCGAGAGG GTCATGAAGAAGCGCTGTCCAAATTTACACTGAAAAAACTACTTCTGTTGGTTTGCTTTCTTGATCATGCCAAATCATCCAGAATTATTGATCATGACCCTTGCCTCTTCTGCAAGAATGCAGGATTTAAG TCCAGCAGAGAGATATTATTGGCATTTTCCCGAGATTTTTTAAGCGGAGAAGGTGATCTTTCTCGTCACCTTGGCTTCCTGGGCTTACCAGTGAATCACATGCAGACTCCACTGGATGAGTTTGATTTTGCTGTAGTCAATCTAGCCACAGATTTGCAGTGCGGCATTCGTCTTGT AAGAACATTGGAGCTTCTTTCAAAAAACTGGAATCTTTCAAAGAAGTTAAGAGTTCCAGCAATAAGCAGACTTCAGAAGATGCATAATGTTAATCTTGCCCTTCAGGTATTAAAAGACCATGGAATTCAGTTGAAAGATGAATACG GTTCAGGAATTGATGCCAAGGATATTGTCGACCGGCATAGAGAGAAAACACTTGCATTGCTGTGGAAAACCATTTTTGCTTTTCAG GTGAACGTTTTTCTTGATCTGCATCAGTTAAAAGAcgaaatagattttttaaagaacttgCATGACACAAGAGTAAAGATGGAATGTTCTGTAACTCTCAAAGTGAGAAAAGACAGCAGCAGCTTTTATTCATCTGAGAGCGGCAATGAAAATGTAAAGCTGCTGATGGACTGGGTGAATGCTGTCTGCGTTTTTTATGGCCTCCAg GTGGAAAACTTCACAGTATCCTTCTCAGATGGAAGAGTATTGTGTTACTTGATTCATCATTACCATCCATGTTATGTACCCTTGGAAGCCATTTGTCAGCGTACAACCCAAACAGTAGAATGCACCAAAAGTGGTACACTGGCACTCAATTTTTCTTCTGAATCAGATGATTCTCTCAGTCTGCTGAATGGAACTTTTGGCCAAg CTGTGACCACTTCAACACTCTATAAAGAGCTCCttgacaatgaaaaaaaaaacttccagctGATTAACGCTGCCATTTCTGACCTTGGTGGTGTTCCAGCTATGGTTCACCATGTAGATATGTCTAACACAATACCTGATGAGAAG GTGGTTATCACCTACGTTTCATTTCTGTGTTCACGGCTTCTGGATCTTTGTAACGAGATCCGAGCAGCTCGACTTATTCAGTCTGCATGGAGGAAACACAGGCTGAAGAAAAAACTTGCTCAG AACCTCAAGCAAACCTTGGATGCAACCATTGTAATTCAGAAACACTGGAGAAGGTATTTGGCACAGAGGGAACTTGagcaaattaaaaatgcaaaaaaagaagaagctgaaAGAGTGTCCTCTATAGTAATTCAG AAATACTGGCGAGGATATTGTACCAGAAGAAAGTATCTGCAGCTGCGGTATAATACAATCCTCATTCAAGCAAGGATAAGAATGTTGCTTTCACGTGCTGCTTATAACAAAGTTCTCTGGGCTGCTGTCACCATTCAAAGGCATTGGCGTGCTTCATTGAGGGCAAAGAAGGATTACCAAAATTACCAGACTGTGAAGGCATCAACATTGGTGATTCAGTCTGCATTTCGAAGCTGGAAAGGTCGCAGAATGAAGCAGAAAATGGAAGCTGAGCTGCTGCTGCTAGAGACAGAACTGGCAAAAAAATCTAGAGCTGCTGTTGTAATACAGTCATGGTACAGGATGATCAGAGACCGAAGTAGCTACTTGCATGTTAGGCAAAGTGTCATCAAGATACAAGCCTGGCTCAGATGCATCCTAGCTAAATTTGTTTACAAGCAGAAGAAAGCAGGTGTGTTGGCTATTCAGAAGTATTATAGAGCGTACAGACTGGGGAAAAACGGAAGACAAATGTATCTGCAGAAACGTGCAGCAATAATAGTTCTTCAATCTGCTTTTAGGGGAATGAAAGCTCGCATATTATTAAGGCAGGTGAGAGCTGTTTGCATCATTCAGTCATTTTGGAGAATGAGACAAGAGAGGAGGAGGTTTCTCTGGGTTAAACGCTCTGTTATTGTGGTGCAGTCCCATGTGAGAAAGCAACAGCAGCTCAGAAAATACCGAGCAATTAAAGATGCCGCCTCCCTTATTCAGGCCAGATACAGAGCTTAcagagcttttaaaaaagcagtcactTCTTACCAGAAATTATGCTGTGCTGCTGTCATTTTGCAATCTGCATTTAGAGCAAAGCAAGCAAGAATGAGGGTCAGCGTGCTGAAATGTGTAATAAAAATTCAGTCTTACTTTCGTGCTTACGTTGCCCAGAAAAGATTTCTAAACTTGAAGCGTGCTGCTATGAAAATTCAGGCGTTTATAAAGATGAGGCAAGCACGTAAACGTTACTGTGCATTAAGAGAAGCAGCCATATATGTCCAGAGGAGGTACCGTTCCCAGAAGCATGCCTTTCAGGTGAGAGAAGACTACACAAAACTTAGACAAACTTGTGTAAAAGTCCAAGCTGTTGTACGAGGAAATCATGCTAGAAAATGGGTGCGGAGAAGACAGGAGGCTGTGATAGTACTTCAGGCCCAATACAGGATGAAGAGAGAGAGGCAACGCTATCGGAGCCTGCGTAGAGCTTCTGCTGTTATTCAGGTGCACTATCGTGCCTACAGAGTGGGAAGCCATCAGAGGCAGGTCTTCCTGCAACTCAAAAAGGCAACTGTCTGTTTACAGGCAGCCTGCAGGGGTTATAGACTGCGGAAAACCCTTCAGCTTGAAAATGAAGCTGCTCTCAAGATCCAGGCAGCTTTTAGGGCTCATGCTGCAAGAATGAAATACCGAGCCATGCTTAAAGCTTCCCTCATGATTCAGAGACGGTATAGGGCTTTCAGAACAGCATCCAAAATCCGACAAAGTTTCTTAAGGACTAAAGCAGCCATTATTGCCTTGCAGGCAGCTTCCCGTGGCTGGCTAGTAAGGAAACAGATTCAGGAGCAACGTGCTGCTGTGACTGTCATCCAGTCCGCCTACAGGAAGTATAAAGCTCTGAAAAAGTTTACGATGGCAAGGAATGCTGCTCTAACACTACAGCGGCGTTACCGAGCTCTAATTTCCGGTAGAGAACAGCGACGGGCATATATTCTGCTCCGTGCCCGTGTCATACAGCTCCAGGCAGCTTGGAGAGGGAGTGTGGTGAGACAGCAAATCAAAAGACAACATCAAGCTGCAGTAGTCTTACAGTCCTGCTATAAGATGCACATCACCCTAGCAAAGTTCAAACGTTTGAGGCTGGCTGCTGTCTCCATTCAAAGATGGTACCGTGCTGTTCTCCTAGCACACTCTCAAAGGCAGGAGTACCTTGCATTAAAGGAAGCGACGGTTAAAATCCAGGCAGTTTACAGAGGTGTGAGAACCAGACGAAACGTTCAGCACATGCATCATGCCGCTGTCTGTATCCAAGCCATGTTTAAGATGCATCAAGTTTACACTAGATATCAGGCAATGAAGCTGGCAACCGCTATAATTCAGGTAAGATACAGAGCTCTTTGCAGAAGAAGACAGGAGCATGCAAGGTATCTAGAGTTGAGAGAGGCTTCCCTCGTCCTTCAGTCCGCATACAGAGGCATGAAGGTTAGACAAGAGCTAAGAACTTTGCACCGGTCTGCAGTTTCTATTCAGTCATTTTATCGAATGCATAAGCAGCGGACATCTTTCCGGCGGTTCGTTACCGCAGCAAAATCGATTCAGCGTTGGTATCGTAGTTGCAAAGAGCGAAATGTTCAGATGGACAAATACAGGCAAACAAAGATCGCTGTCCTCCAAATTCAATCCGCCTTCAGAGGCATGAAAGAAAGGCGCCGTTTGAAAAAGCGGCATGCGGCTGCCACCACCATTCAAAGGAGATGTCGAGTTTTTCTTCAGCGGCAAAGTTTCATTTCTGTTAAGGCAGCTGCTGTGACCATCCAGAGGAGGTATCGAGCGACGGCGCTGGCAAAACAGCAGCGCAGCAAATATCTTGGCTTCCGCAAATCTGCCATCATCATGCAGTCTGCCTTCAGGGGCACGTTGGCCAGGAAACATGTGAAGCAGATGCATGCAGCAGCTACCATTATCCAAGCAACTTTCAGAATGCATACAGCGCGTAGCCATTACAGAACTGTGAAGCTTGCTTCTGTCGCAATACAACAGCACTACAGGGCGTACAAAGAAGCCACCAACGCAAGAGAACTGTACTTGAACCGGCGCCACTCTGCTTTAATTCTTCAGGCAGCCTGCAGAGGGATGAAAACGCGGCGCACCTTAAAGAAACAGCACGTTGCTGCAGCAGTCATCCAGAGTCACTTCCGCATGCACAGGCAACGTTGTTCCTACAGGAAAATGCAGTGGGCAGCCATAACCATCCAGACCAGATTCAGAGCCAGTCAACTGAGCCTGCTTGCGGTCCAGCAGCACGCTTCTGTTGAGAGTCTTGTTGCTGGCCTTCAGATGGCTTCTTGCACATTGATGGAGCCAAGGCATCATGCTGCTCTCGTCCTTCAGAGGAGTTTTAAGATGTGGAGAGACCGTAGAAAATATCTTGCTTATCAAGCAGCTGCTACCACCCTTCAGAGATGGTACAGAGCCCTGATTTTGTCTAGGAGGCAAGCCCGAGAATATCTTCGCCTTCGCACTGCGGCTGTTTGCATTCAGTCTTTTTGTAGAGGCTTTAAAATCCGGAGGAAGGTTCGGCAGATGCATTCTGCAGCCAGAGCGATTCAGGCGGAATTTAGAATGCATCGGGCGAGGCTCTCTTACCAGAGACTGCGACGTGCTGCTGTCACCATCCAAGATTACTACCGAACTTACCTAAAAGGGAAACATCAGCGAAAAGTATTCCTGGAGGCTCGGAAGGCTGCAGTGGTGATTCAGGCCTCCTACAGAGGTATGAGAGTCAGGCAAGAGCTGAGTGCCATGCACGTCTCTTCAAGTGTCATCCAGTCTCTTGACTGTGTGCACGTGCAGCGGAAACATAAGCAGCTATGCTGGGCTGCGATAACAATTCAGACTGCTTATCGTGGAATGGTGGCACGCAGAAAGGCAAACGAAGCTGACGTGGCAAGGAAAAGCCAGCCTTATTTTCACATGGCTACGGGTAGCAAGATTATTCAATACACAACTGCAGCAATTACATTACAGACTCTCTACCGGGGAAAGAAAGCCAGAGTGCAGTACCAGAAATACAGGAAAGCTGCTATTGTAATACAGCAGTATTTTCGATCTTTCCTGGCCATGCAACGTCAAAGAGAGGCCTACTTACGAACTCTGAGGAGCATCATTGTTATTCAAGCGACTGTAAGAGGATTCCTTGAACGTCGAAGGGTTTGCAGAATAAAAAGTGCAGAAAAAATGCAG ATAGTGGAACAAAAACGACAGTATTCCCTACTTCGTTTTGCAGCTTGTGCATATCATCATCTTTCTGCTATTAGGATTCAGAGGGCTTACAGAATTCATCTTCTCTGGAAGCATGAGCAGATACAACTTGCTTCTGTTTTGTATATTCAG aAGTGGTATCGTGCAAAGGTACAGAGGAGGAAATTCCTGCAGTATCGTGAGAAAATTATAAAGATTCAGAGAGTGGTGAGGAAATGGATGAAGCATAAAACTGCAAGTTCAAACAAAATCCAGACAAGTGTGAGCCAAAAGACCTTTAATAATGGAATTACTAAATTTCAG gCTTTGTGGAGAGGGTATTCATGGAGGAAAAAGACTGATACTGATCAAACTAGAGCTCTTCGTGACAGCTTGGTGATGGCTAATaaagaaagcaaggaagaaaTGAAGCTGTGTAATAGAACTGCACTTGCCATTGATTACCTtctcaaatacaaatatttttcacACATCCTGGCAGCTTTAAGAGACCTGG AGGTTGTAACCAGATTATCTCCAGTTTGCTGTGAAAGCATGGCTCAAACCGAAGCAGTCTCCACTATTTTTACTTTGATTCGCAGCTGCAATCGCAGTGTCCcttgtatggatgttatcagATACTCAGTTCAAATCCTGCTTAATTTATCAAAG TATGAAAGGACAACTCAAGCTGTTTATGCAGTAGAAAATTCTGTAAATACATTGTTGGACCTACTTCAGATGTACCGTGAGAGAGCTGGTGACAAAATTTCTGAGAGAAGTGGAAGCATTTTTACCAAGACCTGCTGCCTGTTGGCTCTTCTTTTCAAAGATTCGACCAGAGCATTT GAGATCCGAAGTAACCCTCGCGTGATTGCTCGCCTTCGGAGCCTGTTTAAACTAACCTCTCGCAAGCATCAAATGGATGTCCAAAGAACGCTCGTCAAGCAGAAGACAAGTGCATTCCGAAATGGACATTGCTCTGTCCTAGCCACCCCTGCGAGAACAAAAATAATTTCTAG GCAGAGACCAGATTGGGTTTTAAGAAAAGATAACATGCAAGAAATTGTCGATCCGCTGCAAGCAATTCAAATGGCGATGGATACACTTGGAATTTCTTACTACTAA